A single window of Sphingobacteriales bacterium DNA harbors:
- a CDS encoding group III truncated hemoglobin, translating to MNIQYYKKDIQTLDDIKFFVDTFYDKIRQDDLLAVIFNNKINDKWQQHLEKMYCFWQTVLLDEHTYFGSPFVPHAKLPVDKIHFERWIEIFNTTIDDLFVGEKAERAKWQGNRMAEMFQYKIEHYRKNTSTPLL from the coding sequence ATGAATATCCAGTATTATAAAAAAGACATACAAACATTAGATGATATAAAATTTTTTGTAGATACATTCTATGATAAGATTAGACAAGACGATTTGCTCGCAGTTATTTTTAATAATAAGATTAATGATAAATGGCAGCAACACTTAGAAAAAATGTATTGCTTTTGGCAAACTGTATTGCTAGATGAACATACATATTTTGGAAGCCCATTTGTACCACATGCAAAATTGCCAGTAGATAAAATTCATTTTGAAAGATGGATAGAAATATTCAATACAACAATCGATGATTTATTTGTTGGCGAAAAAGCAGAACGTGCAAAATGGCAAGGAAATAGAATGGCAGAAATGTTTCAATACAAAATTGAGCACTATAGAAAAAATACAAGTACACCATTACTATGA
- a CDS encoding Rrf2 family transcriptional regulator: MFSKTCEYGIKATIYIAGNSLDNKKVSLKDVAKAIESPEAYTSKILQELSRKEIIMTSKGPTGGFSMELKKIEKLNLCDIVSAIDGNSIYKSCGLGLKKCNEKMPCPVHHQFKKIRDDIKQMLETTSIKSLTSNLELGLVYLKR; encoded by the coding sequence ATGTTTTCTAAAACTTGTGAATATGGTATAAAAGCAACGATCTATATTGCTGGTAACTCACTAGACAATAAAAAGGTAAGTCTAAAAGATGTAGCCAAAGCAATTGAATCACCAGAAGCATATACATCTAAAATATTGCAAGAGCTTTCTAGAAAAGAAATAATAATGACTAGCAAAGGACCAACAGGTGGTTTTTCTATGGAACTCAAGAAAATTGAAAAACTAAATCTATGTGATATCGTATCAGCAATTGATGGAAATAGTATATACAAAAGTTGTGGTTTGGGTTTGAAAAAATGCAATGAAAAAATGCCATGTCCTGTTCATCATCAATTTAAAAAAATAAGAGATGATATTAAACAAATGCTGGAAACCACATCTATAAAATCATTAACATCAAACTTAGAGTTGGGTTTGGTTTATTTAAAAAGGTAA
- the ric gene encoding iron-sulfur cluster repair di-iron protein — MNAQENTIIGEMVAQNYRTATVFKKYNIDFCCQGNRTIKEACELKNIDSKAVIQDLDEALHAKSDTQTDYQSWPLDLLVDYIEKRHHRYVEEKIQEITPYLNKVCKVHGPYHPELLEIKEQFDASAAELTVHMKKEELILFPFIRKMLRTKQEHKQLDAPQFGTVQNPIHMMMEEHNTEGERFRRIEALSNQYTPPEDACNTYKVTYALLNEFEQDLHLHIHLENNILFPKAIRMEAELN, encoded by the coding sequence ATGAACGCACAAGAAAACACCATTATCGGAGAAATGGTAGCACAAAACTACCGCACAGCAACAGTATTTAAAAAATACAATATTGATTTCTGTTGTCAAGGCAATAGAACAATTAAAGAAGCATGCGAATTAAAGAACATTGATTCGAAAGCAGTAATCCAAGATTTAGATGAAGCATTACATGCCAAATCTGATACACAAACTGATTATCAATCATGGCCATTAGATTTATTAGTAGACTATATAGAGAAAAGACATCATCGTTATGTAGAAGAAAAAATACAAGAAATCACACCTTATCTAAATAAAGTTTGCAAAGTTCATGGACCATATCATCCAGAATTATTAGAAATTAAAGAACAATTTGATGCGTCAGCTGCAGAACTTACCGTGCACATGAAAAAGGAAGAATTAATACTTTTTCCATTCATTAGAAAAATGCTAAGAACAAAACAAGAACACAAACAACTTGATGCACCACAATTTGGCACAGTACAAAATCCAATTCACATGATGATGGAAGAGCATAATACTGAAGGCGAAAGATTTAGAAGAATTGAGGCATTAAGCAACCAATACACACCACCAGAAGATGCTTGCAATACTTATAAAGTAACCTATGCATTACTCAACGAATTTGAACAAGATTTACACTTACACATACATCTAGAAAACAATATATTATTTCCAAAGGCAATTAGAATGGAAGCAGAATTAAACTAA